One window of Methanomassiliicoccales archaeon genomic DNA carries:
- a CDS encoding methanogenesis marker 5 protein — translation MKVFIVPPNSLILFDLVERFGHKPLSIMGALSEKVTSKEIESPPLNVTVDDVKKGLKYAGIEVPSGIRGRLAIYGPLIDEAEAAIFMEDAPYMFGCVGCARTNEMVKLLVRKRKIPLLELDYPANDEEAKAVVQKVKAFLEGLK, via the coding sequence ATGAAGGTTTTCATAGTCCCCCCGAACAGCCTGATTCTCTTCGATCTCGTGGAACGTTTCGGGCATAAGCCGCTCAGCATCATGGGGGCACTATCGGAGAAAGTGACCTCCAAGGAGATCGAATCCCCTCCGCTGAACGTCACCGTGGACGACGTGAAGAAGGGACTCAAATATGCCGGGATAGAGGTCCCGTCGGGCATACGCGGAAGACTGGCCATCTATGGACCGCTGATCGATGAGGCGGAAGCGGCCATATTCATGGAGGACGCGCCCTACATGTTCGGCTGTGTCGGCTGCGCCCGCACCAACGAAATGGTCAAGCTGTTGGTCCGGAAACGGAAGATACCGCTATTGGAACTGGATTATCCGGCGAACGATGAAGAGGCCAAGGCCGTGGTCCAGAAGGTCAAGGCGTTCCTGGAGGGACTCAAATGA
- the atwA gene encoding methyl coenzyme M reductase system, component A2 translates to MSENNEVFVTVDNISKSFNGSQVLRDISTTIGVGEVLGLIGRSGSGKSVLIHALRGTEEYRPTSGKIIYRVNHCEKCNRIDLPAPGKPCTRCGEPTHIEEVDFWGLDERDPLRMAVKERIAIMLQRSFALYGDMSVIENIFEAFPANFDEKRKIARAIELLQMVNMTHRTTHIARDLSGGEKQRCVLARQLAREPILFLADEPTGTLDPQTAEIVHKALSEAVKCTGMTMVVTSHWPKAINLLSDKAIWLESGEMVKRGAPEEVVKEFEVGFDKIPDMTVPVGQPIIRCTDAKKYFYSIVRGVVKAVDGVTFDVKEKEIFGLVGLSGAGKTTMSNMISGLAPATGGMVEVRIGDDWINMSEMGEFGRGRATPYIGMLHQEYSLYPFNTILQNLTVCIGMKMPAELAKMKAIQVLSGVGFLPKDIERILYAFPETLSVGEKQRVAMARVLIAEPRFVILDEPTGTMDPITKVSVAKSILHARKELGETFMIVSHDMDFVIDCCDRVALMKGGKLIALGDPKEVVANLTEADLIGEPGPETCEVNQ, encoded by the coding sequence ATGTCCGAGAACAACGAGGTTTTCGTCACCGTGGACAATATCAGCAAGAGCTTCAACGGCAGCCAGGTGCTGAGGGACATCAGTACCACCATAGGCGTCGGGGAGGTCTTGGGGCTGATTGGGAGAAGTGGCTCCGGGAAGTCCGTTCTTATCCATGCATTGAGAGGGACGGAGGAGTACAGGCCCACCTCCGGGAAGATCATTTACCGTGTAAATCATTGCGAGAAATGTAACCGCATCGACCTTCCCGCTCCAGGAAAGCCTTGCACCAGGTGCGGCGAGCCGACCCATATAGAAGAGGTGGACTTCTGGGGTCTGGACGAGCGGGACCCGCTGAGGATGGCGGTCAAGGAGCGGATCGCCATCATGCTGCAGCGGTCCTTCGCCCTATACGGAGATATGTCGGTCATCGAGAACATTTTCGAAGCGTTCCCGGCCAATTTCGACGAGAAGCGCAAGATCGCACGGGCCATCGAGCTTCTCCAGATGGTCAACATGACCCACCGTACCACTCATATCGCCCGGGACCTTTCCGGAGGCGAGAAGCAGAGATGCGTTCTGGCGCGACAGCTTGCGCGAGAACCGATATTGTTCTTGGCGGACGAGCCGACCGGAACCCTGGACCCGCAAACTGCGGAGATCGTTCATAAGGCCCTCTCCGAGGCTGTCAAGTGCACCGGCATGACCATGGTGGTCACCTCTCACTGGCCTAAGGCCATCAATCTCCTTTCCGACAAGGCCATATGGCTGGAGTCTGGGGAGATGGTGAAAAGAGGGGCTCCCGAAGAAGTGGTCAAGGAGTTCGAGGTAGGGTTCGACAAGATCCCTGATATGACGGTTCCAGTTGGCCAGCCGATAATCAGGTGCACGGATGCCAAGAAATATTTCTATTCCATCGTTCGCGGGGTGGTCAAGGCCGTGGACGGGGTAACATTCGATGTAAAGGAAAAGGAGATCTTCGGATTGGTCGGGTTGAGCGGAGCCGGTAAGACCACCATGTCCAATATGATATCCGGTCTGGCCCCGGCCACCGGTGGGATGGTGGAGGTCCGCATCGGTGACGATTGGATCAACATGTCCGAGATGGGTGAGTTCGGCAGGGGCCGGGCCACACCGTACATAGGTATGCTGCACCAGGAGTACAGTCTATATCCGTTCAACACCATCCTGCAGAACCTCACCGTTTGCATCGGCATGAAGATGCCAGCCGAGCTGGCCAAGATGAAGGCCATCCAAGTTCTGAGCGGAGTGGGATTCCTGCCGAAGGACATCGAGCGGATCCTTTATGCATTCCCGGAAACGTTGAGCGTAGGCGAGAAGCAAAGGGTGGCTATGGCAAGGGTGCTCATCGCGGAACCTAGATTTGTGATCCTGGACGAACCGACCGGTACCATGGACCCCATCACTAAGGTGTCGGTGGCCAAGTCCATCCTGCACGCGAGGAAGGAACTGGGAGAGACCTTCATGATCGTCAGCCACGATATGGACTTCGTGATCGACTGCTGCGACCGGGTGGCGCTGATGAAAGGAGGCAAGCTCATCGCCCTCGGAGACCCGAAGGAAGTGGTAGCGAACCTTACCGAGGCCGACCTGATCGGAGAGCCCGGGCCAGAGACCTGTGAGGTTAACCAGTGA
- a CDS encoding methanogenesis marker 15 protein codes for MIKIAQLSCGTEYSGVQDEIERAAGAVGGKMVYPDVDLEDIKSAIEKFGFNPVSPQLKLMIARAVNVAEGHYDADAVFIASCFRCAEAALVRTELRKYIQEHTRLPVVTYSFTERTKSAQMLTRMEALVTIVERKELLARERQVGLTAGIDSGSSTTKAMIMRDNEIIGKFWLPTQDVFSSADTALEKALAEAGVKREQLEAIGTTGYGRFTLGKRFNAKLVQEELTTNSKGAVWLADRQKGEATIIDIGGMDNKAITVRDGIPDNFTMGGICAGASGRFLEMVAKRLHVEITELGQMADKGDYKKVPMNSYCSVFGIQDLVTSLAAGNTMEDVASAACHSVAEQIFEQQLQEIEVRYPVIQVGGTSLISGMVRAMEDTLGQRPIVPPHSQYIGAAGAALLSSGFLEGH; via the coding sequence ATGATCAAGATTGCACAGTTATCCTGCGGGACCGAGTATTCGGGAGTACAGGACGAGATCGAAAGGGCTGCCGGGGCGGTTGGCGGAAAGATGGTCTACCCGGACGTGGACCTGGAAGACATCAAATCGGCCATAGAGAAGTTTGGGTTCAACCCGGTCTCGCCCCAGCTGAAACTGATGATCGCCCGGGCCGTGAACGTGGCCGAGGGCCACTACGACGCCGATGCGGTGTTCATTGCCTCCTGCTTCCGCTGCGCCGAGGCGGCGCTGGTGAGGACGGAACTGAGAAAGTACATCCAGGAGCACACCCGGCTGCCGGTCGTCACCTACTCGTTCACGGAAAGGACCAAGTCGGCCCAGATGCTCACCAGAATGGAGGCTCTGGTCACCATAGTGGAACGCAAGGAACTGCTTGCCAGAGAACGCCAGGTCGGACTCACCGCGGGCATAGATTCCGGTTCGTCGACCACCAAGGCCATGATCATGCGCGACAACGAGATCATAGGTAAGTTCTGGCTGCCCACTCAGGATGTTTTCAGTTCGGCCGACACTGCCCTGGAGAAAGCGCTGGCCGAGGCGGGCGTCAAGAGAGAGCAGCTCGAGGCCATAGGCACTACCGGATATGGGCGTTTTACCCTGGGAAAGAGGTTCAATGCCAAACTGGTGCAGGAAGAGCTGACCACCAACTCGAAGGGCGCCGTTTGGCTGGCCGACCGTCAGAAAGGGGAGGCCACCATCATTGACATCGGTGGTATGGACAACAAGGCCATAACCGTACGGGACGGCATCCCGGACAACTTCACCATGGGAGGCATCTGCGCCGGTGCGTCAGGAAGGTTCCTTGAAATGGTGGCGAAGCGCCTGCATGTGGAGATCACCGAACTGGGACAGATGGCGGACAAGGGAGACTACAAGAAAGTGCCCATGAACTCCTACTGCTCGGTGTTCGGCATCCAGGACCTGGTCACCTCTCTTGCGGCGGGCAACACCATGGAGGATGTCGCCTCAGCCGCCTGTCACTCGGTCGCAGAGCAGATATTCGAACAGCAGCTGCAGGAGATCGAGGTGCGATATCCGGTCATCCAGGTCGGAGGGACCTCCCTCATAAGCGGAATGGTCCGGGCTATGGAGGACACGCTGGGGCAAAGACCGATAGTACCGCCCCATTCCCAGTACATCGGCGCCGCCGGCGCGGCCTTGCTGTCGTCCGGGTTCCTAGAGGGACATTGA
- the mcrC gene encoding methyl-coenzyme M reductase I operon protein C, producing MKESIGRKTRFVECREARGLGVGGSLAQKATISESGRQVVAVAMGPGKRHITKPVCEITYELREEGIDTSVIVINAGSGVPSDAPDVSTGSIFGLDDIEIKRIQQFKLALIHLGNVKAHIIYKARLILRNVDMPAVVVCQAPVDFEDFARIGVRTRYVMPKPENIGTKGEIVEIITGVIRGSTISQSKLDEIVSKVKKHL from the coding sequence GTGAAAGAGAGCATCGGTCGTAAGACCCGTTTTGTGGAATGCCGGGAGGCTCGAGGTCTCGGTGTCGGCGGAAGTCTGGCCCAAAAGGCCACGATCTCGGAGAGCGGAAGGCAGGTGGTCGCGGTGGCCATGGGTCCGGGAAAGCGTCACATCACCAAGCCGGTCTGCGAGATCACCTATGAGCTGAGGGAGGAAGGCATCGATACCAGTGTCATCGTGATCAATGCCGGATCGGGGGTCCCTTCCGACGCACCCGACGTATCGACCGGCTCCATCTTCGGTCTGGACGATATCGAGATCAAAAGGATACAGCAGTTCAAGTTGGCATTGATCCACCTGGGGAACGTGAAGGCCCACATCATCTACAAGGCGCGGCTCATCCTGAGGAACGTGGACATGCCGGCCGTCGTGGTCTGCCAGGCACCGGTCGATTTCGAGGACTTCGCCCGCATCGGCGTGAGGACCAGATATGTCATGCCCAAACCGGAGAATATCGGGACCAAGGGCGAGATCGTGGAGATCATTACCGGGGTCATACGCGGGTCGACCATCTCACAGTCCAAACTGGACGAGATCGTGTCCAAGGTCAAGAAGCACCTTTGA
- a CDS encoding carboxymuconolactone decarboxylase family protein — MSLDLISKQQPDVIAALYRLKGTVFKDGALSVKEKELIAVAVTALLKCDECLLVHANKAKEAGATKDEIRESLLVAMYLAGPSTVIWTDKIDEIIK; from the coding sequence ATGAGTTTGGACCTCATCTCGAAGCAGCAGCCAGATGTTATAGCCGCACTCTATCGGCTCAAAGGGACTGTCTTCAAGGATGGGGCCTTGAGCGTCAAGGAGAAGGAACTGATAGCGGTGGCGGTGACCGCTCTCCTGAAGTGCGACGAATGCCTACTGGTGCATGCCAACAAAGCGAAGGAGGCGGGGGCCACCAAGGACGAGATCCGGGAGTCCCTCCTGGTGGCGATGTATCTCGCCGGACCCAGCACCGTCATCTGGACGGACAAGATCGACGAGATAATCAAGTGA
- a CDS encoding methanogenesis marker 3 protein, which translates to MRIIVNGRSVEANEGATVGDVIAGEPYTPGTMLACIRPMDKVRKGTDEFKFTTTKGAFVLKLNDSAEARTWKEAYIQTAGKSVRWATSKVIAVGSFPTDLTSVKGKAKYSRYEAFLSLGGFDANTTYVMFARSDHEGEYGLAGGVIGHVTKGRHVLSSLRESDKIIEVSPVVLELSSKDAFATTDLATKLEEGMSVESYVRVKLDHRSPISCEHFLVTVTPGTLKLTERTAAYTASSTNMDVSLIAEANDIRIPDMVTVRNTGAGTGRVYIYKLRRQVNPSHNTIGLVVSGAQLIHLVPDHSEVTMVTDPVRIMTIGMTQVQAKDFLDSLGLKQKRTGDGADDSMVVEQEPEFTMDAASSPEVETFGIRSDQIRDVTLADEEAPITSHYIRKMSGLDHKPIGTMKVHFTFEGMPMVTFEGNASVASGLVPENAFSVEKGVVRGEMGVTNMSRPNRGLIGIRLEPSNEFGPTGEEEHGTNMSGIVLSDLNALMAGLKDGDIVYIRQAPKSAPAPKAKKPRSPSTSEKKKPSAKKKVKKDAEDQ; encoded by the coding sequence ATGAGAATAATTGTTAATGGCAGGTCGGTCGAGGCAAACGAAGGGGCGACCGTCGGCGATGTGATTGCTGGAGAGCCCTACACGCCAGGCACTATGCTGGCTTGCATTCGGCCGATGGACAAGGTCCGGAAAGGGACGGACGAGTTCAAGTTCACCACCACAAAGGGAGCATTCGTTCTCAAACTGAACGATTCTGCCGAGGCAAGGACCTGGAAGGAAGCGTACATCCAAACGGCCGGCAAGTCGGTACGTTGGGCTACCTCCAAGGTCATCGCGGTCGGTTCCTTCCCTACCGATCTGACCTCCGTAAAGGGAAAGGCCAAGTATTCCCGATACGAGGCCTTCCTGTCCCTGGGTGGATTTGATGCCAACACCACCTACGTGATGTTCGCAAGGTCGGACCATGAAGGCGAGTACGGTCTTGCCGGAGGGGTGATCGGCCACGTCACGAAGGGAAGGCATGTGCTCTCCTCGCTAAGAGAGTCGGACAAGATCATCGAGGTCAGCCCCGTGGTCCTTGAGCTCAGCTCCAAGGACGCCTTCGCGACAACCGATCTGGCGACCAAGCTGGAGGAAGGGATGAGCGTGGAAAGTTACGTCCGGGTAAAACTGGACCATCGCTCGCCGATCAGCTGCGAGCATTTCCTGGTGACGGTCACCCCCGGTACGCTGAAGCTCACGGAACGTACCGCCGCCTATACGGCCAGCTCAACGAACATGGACGTATCCCTGATCGCCGAGGCGAACGACATAAGGATCCCTGACATGGTCACGGTAAGGAATACCGGTGCGGGAACTGGCAGGGTCTATATCTACAAACTGCGCCGACAGGTGAATCCCAGTCACAACACCATCGGGCTGGTGGTCTCCGGAGCGCAATTGATCCATTTGGTCCCGGACCATTCAGAGGTCACCATGGTGACCGACCCGGTCAGGATCATGACCATCGGCATGACCCAGGTCCAGGCGAAGGATTTCCTGGATTCCTTGGGACTGAAACAGAAGAGGACCGGCGATGGAGCGGACGACAGCATGGTGGTGGAACAGGAGCCAGAGTTCACCATGGACGCGGCCAGTTCCCCCGAGGTCGAAACCTTCGGCATCAGGTCGGACCAGATCCGAGACGTCACGCTGGCGGACGAGGAGGCACCGATCACCTCCCACTACATCCGCAAGATGTCCGGACTGGACCATAAGCCGATCGGCACCATGAAGGTCCACTTCACCTTCGAAGGGATGCCCATGGTGACCTTCGAAGGTAACGCGTCAGTGGCATCAGGCCTGGTCCCCGAGAACGCGTTCTCCGTCGAGAAGGGGGTGGTGCGCGGAGAGATGGGCGTCACCAACATGTCCAGGCCCAACCGCGGCCTGATCGGGATCCGTCTGGAACCGAGCAACGAGTTCGGCCCCACAGGCGAGGAGGAGCACGGGACCAACATGTCCGGCATCGTCCTCTCCGACCTCAATGCCCTCATGGCAGGACTGAAGGACGGGGATATCGTTTATATCCGCCAGGCACCCAAGTCTGCACCGGCACCCAAGGCGAAGAAGCCCAGGTCGCCGTCGACGTCGGAAAAGAAGAAGCCATCAGCGAAGAAAAAGGTGAAAAAGGATGCCGAAGACCAGTGA
- a CDS encoding methanogenesis marker 17 protein, whose amino-acid sequence MEIIVEGPESFANESYSLLLERTLVDMGITTSIDKVKMIIRPAEPLFIISIRMRKAGGSRMVSEISTIEEREGGTFISIIDENYAPRLLSLLWRTFGRERIEQITRLEIFAKGMTAGDIESLRLDPEEELKKKLLDAVWRLLPEGFKVRQEEASEIAMTITATERTLTPEQIALGASTQKEMEAL is encoded by the coding sequence ATGGAGATCATTGTGGAAGGGCCGGAAAGCTTCGCGAACGAAAGCTACTCGCTCCTGTTGGAGCGGACGCTGGTCGACATGGGCATCACCACATCCATCGACAAAGTAAAGATGATCATCAGACCGGCCGAACCCCTCTTCATCATTTCCATCCGTATGCGGAAGGCCGGGGGGTCCAGAATGGTCTCCGAGATATCCACGATCGAGGAGAGGGAAGGGGGGACGTTCATCTCCATAATCGACGAGAACTATGCCCCGCGGCTGCTCTCGCTGCTGTGGAGGACGTTCGGCAGGGAGAGGATCGAGCAGATCACCCGGCTGGAGATCTTCGCCAAAGGGATGACCGCCGGGGACATCGAATCGCTTCGTTTGGACCCGGAAGAGGAGCTCAAGAAGAAGCTGTTGGACGCCGTGTGGAGGCTTCTGCCGGAAGGATTCAAGGTAAGGCAGGAGGAGGCGTCGGAGATCGCCATGACCATTACCGCCACCGAAAGGACTCTCACTCCGGAGCAGATAGCCCTGGGCGCATCGACCCAGAAGGAAATGGAGGCGCTCTGA
- a CDS encoding methanogenesis marker 6 protein produces the protein MPKTSETRYIVIAPTSSITPDQITRFIHTMAVDIQIKETCFGVIIQGQPEVVAKVLAEVRKLDPNRLFSKVRGFPIGDARRCRAEHGSRPGFTQLEKEWKDLPMFEAGLECAENKGKVCEVPKRKKLPVSELKKICDEVCQQ, from the coding sequence ATGCCGAAGACCAGTGAGACCAGGTACATCGTCATAGCGCCGACCTCTTCCATCACTCCAGACCAGATCACCCGCTTCATCCACACGATGGCCGTGGACATCCAGATCAAGGAGACCTGTTTCGGGGTCATCATACAGGGTCAGCCCGAGGTGGTGGCCAAGGTGCTGGCGGAGGTCCGGAAGCTGGACCCCAACCGGCTGTTCTCCAAGGTGAGGGGCTTCCCCATCGGGGACGCGCGGAGATGTCGCGCGGAGCACGGCTCTAGGCCAGGGTTCACCCAGCTGGAGAAGGAATGGAAGGACCTGCCGATGTTCGAGGCCGGCCTGGAGTGCGCCGAGAACAAGGGCAAGGTCTGCGAGGTCCCCAAGCGGAAGAAGCTCCCGGTCTCGGAGCTGAAGAAGATTTGCGATGAGGTGTGTCAACAATGA
- a CDS encoding DUF2111 domain-containing protein, whose product MSLAFSSYFAGGPTPKFSLFHIWKAYQVIDSQGPIGRKALADALQIGEGSIRTILDKMVREGSVENTRMGTVITDRGRKKLETSGVEVASVDMSDLTLGKHNCAVLVKGMAHRIKMGCEQRDEAVRAGAVGATTLIVKEGKIVFPGDEDFPDQEAVAPLRSKFKIEDGDVVIIGSAFSYEAAEKGAVTSALALGNQSRRCWNEGTNLLSQDTEADELKCLTLAIHELLGRLPVTMRSKNHYGVRCDEGEVVDTNFTGPLLEESLKRNTIIRKTATTGPFRGLPVVVVPIMRKKEAIAVIGTLDVGKGAVFELLNKTRKNNF is encoded by the coding sequence ATGTCATTGGCGTTCAGCTCGTATTTTGCCGGGGGCCCTACACCGAAATTCAGTCTTTTCCATATCTGGAAGGCCTATCAGGTCATCGATAGTCAAGGACCGATAGGACGAAAGGCATTGGCCGATGCGCTCCAGATAGGGGAAGGAAGCATCAGGACCATCTTGGATAAGATGGTGCGCGAAGGTTCGGTGGAGAACACCAGGATGGGGACGGTCATAACCGACCGGGGCCGCAAGAAACTGGAGACATCCGGGGTCGAAGTGGCCTCGGTGGACATGTCCGACCTAACGCTCGGCAAACACAATTGCGCAGTGCTGGTCAAGGGCATGGCCCATAGGATCAAGATGGGATGCGAGCAGCGTGACGAAGCGGTCAGGGCAGGGGCGGTCGGGGCGACCACCTTGATCGTCAAGGAAGGGAAGATCGTGTTCCCGGGGGATGAGGACTTCCCAGACCAGGAGGCGGTGGCACCGTTGCGCAGCAAGTTCAAGATCGAGGATGGAGACGTGGTGATAATCGGTTCCGCATTCTCCTATGAGGCGGCCGAGAAGGGCGCGGTCACTTCGGCGCTGGCCCTGGGAAATCAATCGCGCCGGTGCTGGAACGAAGGCACCAACCTTTTGTCCCAGGACACCGAAGCAGATGAGCTTAAATGCCTTACGTTGGCGATACATGAGCTCCTGGGCCGACTGCCGGTGACCATGAGGAGCAAGAACCATTATGGTGTCAGGTGCGACGAGGGTGAGGTGGTGGACACCAATTTCACCGGCCCGCTGCTGGAGGAATCCCTCAAACGGAACACCATCATCAGAAAGACCGCCACCACCGGACCGTTCCGCGGACTTCCGGTGGTCGTGGTACCGATCATGCGAAAGAAAGAGGCTATCGCGGTCATCGGAACATTGGACGTGGGCAAGGGTGCGGTCTTCGAGCTGCTGAACAAGACCAGGAAGAACAATTTCTGA